The following are encoded in a window of Longimicrobium sp. genomic DNA:
- a CDS encoding HD-GYP domain-containing protein, with translation MSVDATLPQAAEAPRPGAVPLSSGDDRGLQRKGRELLFALAAALRALQLYPLENQAVGNALAELDQAARALLETEEEIVVRFVGDFFFVNDVRLRIDLASYATFGSVGRALSRHRIGQVEVFRGVETVEWTALLSLVNAEPDPEDPFGGFFDRLGRTAVLHLSVGADRDSELDSRDDDARQLARRTYAQTVAVAREAMTGLRMGKGVSLRPVKRAVQSIVDQVLTNETSIVGLTTLRDYDEYTFTHSVNVCIFSVALGKKLGFDKHQLYELGLGALLHDVGKVRMPWELINKTGPLTPEEFAVLQEHPAEGLLSLFEMRGLAELPLRAMLIAYEHHMKVDQTGYPRSVRPRETTLFGRIVAVADGFDAATTKRSYQAQPWTPDRVLREMRDNPQRGFDPLVVKAFISMTGIYPVGSVVILDSFELAVVVAPNPNPEQLHQPTVKVIYDSMGIPLSPPRTVELAEIDPATGKPRHAIIKTTDPERYGINVGDYFV, from the coding sequence ATGAGCGTCGACGCCACCCTCCCCCAGGCGGCCGAGGCACCGCGCCCGGGCGCGGTGCCGCTTTCCTCCGGCGACGACCGGGGGCTGCAGCGCAAGGGGCGCGAGCTCCTCTTCGCGCTGGCCGCGGCGCTCCGGGCGCTGCAGCTCTACCCGCTGGAGAACCAGGCGGTGGGCAACGCCCTGGCCGAGCTGGACCAGGCGGCGCGGGCGCTGCTGGAGACCGAGGAGGAGATCGTGGTGCGCTTCGTGGGCGACTTCTTCTTCGTCAACGACGTGCGGCTGCGCATCGACCTGGCGAGCTACGCCACCTTCGGCTCGGTGGGGCGCGCCCTCTCGCGCCACCGCATCGGCCAGGTGGAGGTGTTCCGCGGGGTGGAGACGGTGGAGTGGACGGCGCTCCTCTCGCTGGTGAACGCCGAGCCCGACCCCGAGGACCCCTTCGGCGGCTTCTTCGACCGGCTGGGGAGGACGGCCGTGCTGCACCTGTCGGTGGGCGCCGACCGCGACAGCGAGCTCGACAGCAGGGACGACGACGCCCGCCAGCTGGCCCGGCGCACCTACGCGCAGACGGTGGCGGTGGCGCGCGAGGCGATGACGGGCCTGAGGATGGGCAAGGGGGTGAGCCTGCGGCCGGTGAAGCGCGCCGTGCAGTCGATCGTGGACCAGGTGCTCACCAACGAGACCTCGATCGTGGGGCTCACCACGCTGCGCGACTACGACGAGTACACCTTCACCCACTCGGTGAACGTGTGCATCTTCTCGGTGGCGCTGGGGAAGAAGCTGGGCTTCGACAAGCACCAGCTGTACGAGCTGGGGCTGGGGGCGCTGCTGCACGACGTCGGCAAGGTGCGCATGCCCTGGGAGCTGATCAACAAGACGGGCCCGCTCACCCCGGAGGAGTTCGCGGTGCTGCAGGAGCACCCCGCCGAGGGGCTGCTCTCGCTCTTCGAGATGCGCGGCCTGGCCGAGCTCCCTTTGAGGGCGATGCTGATCGCCTACGAGCACCACATGAAGGTGGACCAGACGGGGTACCCGCGCTCGGTGCGCCCGCGCGAGACCACCCTCTTCGGGCGGATCGTGGCGGTGGCCGACGGCTTCGACGCGGCCACCACCAAGCGCAGCTACCAGGCGCAGCCCTGGACGCCCGACCGGGTGCTGCGCGAGATGCGCGACAACCCGCAGCGCGGCTTCGACCCGCTGGTGGTGAAGGCGTTCATCAGCATGACGGGGATCTATCCCGTGGGGAGCGTGGTGATCCTGGACTCGTTCGAGCTGGCGGTGGTCGTGGCGCCCAACCCCAACCCCGAGCAGCTGCACCAGCCCACGGTGAAGGTGATCTACGACTCGATGGGGATCCCGCTCTCGCCGCCGCGCACCGTCGAGCTCGCCGAGATCGACCCGGCGACGGGGAAGCCGCGCCACGCCATCATCAAGACCACCGACCCGGAGCGCTACGGGATCAATGTCGGCGACTACTTCGTCTGA
- the trpA gene encoding tryptophan synthase subunit alpha — MSATTSSERAAALARAFAAAAAEGRAALVPYVTAGHPSPEVFPAVLSMLAEEGADVIELGVPFSDPLADGPTIQRSSFEAIAQGVDLRWALDVLADFRREHDTPVVLFTYLNPVLRHGVDRFLDDAARAGADGVLLTDLPVGADPELERRFGESPLDLIRLVAPTTKPERVREIARAARGFLYYVSRTGVTGAREELAAGLAREVAAVRAATGVPVAVGFGVSTPEQAAEVARLADGVVVGSALVDRLAREGLEGARAFVRSLRRATARAAAD; from the coding sequence ATGTCGGCGACTACTTCGTCTGAGCGCGCCGCCGCCCTGGCGCGGGCCTTCGCGGCGGCCGCCGCCGAGGGGCGCGCCGCCCTGGTCCCGTACGTCACCGCCGGACACCCGTCTCCCGAGGTCTTCCCCGCCGTCCTCTCCATGCTGGCCGAGGAGGGCGCGGACGTGATCGAGCTGGGCGTGCCCTTCAGCGACCCGCTGGCGGACGGGCCCACCATCCAGCGCTCGTCGTTCGAGGCGATCGCGCAGGGCGTCGACCTGCGCTGGGCGCTCGACGTGCTGGCGGACTTCCGGCGGGAGCACGACACCCCGGTGGTGCTCTTCACCTACCTGAACCCCGTGCTGCGCCACGGGGTGGACCGCTTCCTGGACGACGCCGCGCGCGCCGGGGCCGACGGGGTGCTGCTCACCGACCTCCCCGTGGGCGCCGACCCGGAGCTGGAGCGCCGCTTCGGCGAGTCGCCGCTCGACCTGATCCGGCTGGTCGCGCCCACCACGAAGCCCGAGCGGGTGCGCGAGATCGCCCGGGCGGCGCGCGGCTTCCTCTACTACGTCTCGCGCACGGGGGTCACCGGCGCGCGCGAGGAGCTGGCGGCGGGGCTCGCGCGCGAGGTGGCCGCGGTGCGCGCGGCGACCGGCGTCCCCGTGGCCGTGGGCTTCGGCGTCTCCACCCCGGAGCAGGCGGCCGAGGTGGCGCGCCTGGCCGACGGGGTGGTGGTGGGGAGCGCGCTGGTGGACCGCCTGGCGCGGGAGGGGCTGGAGGGCGCCCGCGCCTTCGTCCGGAGCCTGCGCCGCGCCACCGCCCGCGCCGCGGCCGACTGA
- a CDS encoding methyl-accepting chemotaxis protein gives MSTSISPSASRVLVAVLRVYARALLYGGLLVLGAAWLWAPPSAAGHLAAAVGILAVAALRYGAVQLSKFSYVTMTVVPVGVLTLLGEPTAAVLAAGLGTLLGDLARRKDAFPAGVNAGREALAATGAAGVYALVAHLTALPEAAGWGGPAPALSAEGIPALVAFFLAWFVFSRGLFYFSLAYRGKLTPAEWMIIFRYEVVSAALGIVGALALAAAFHFYGGGPGWPFIAAFVVAAGLLARALVMEAIASEELRKVVAMEAVIAAGMPLGESLRQIEQLAARLVEWSWLHIYAGPPERLVSIYPPSGPGALPGVDGLRARAAGAEEATLVPDARRDPRVGGVGEGVRSLVLQPLRYGRLPLGVLEIAHHRPRTYGPNEVRLIERFARQVALALQLDALVRPMTVSAREMEEELRELGARLSELRASGQGVAAHSAQIGERIEDQGRRTARGLEATAALAASAAETAADAARSAGSSRDAGRLAAENRAAMREAIERLVALRDFVDEEARDLAEAAASSDRISEVVASIHEIADQTNLLALNAAIEAARAGEHGRGFAVVADEVRKLADSSARAALEAREMVDAVRAQMSAVVGRMEQGASRVAGVGDLSRTALESVDRIVAAAAESAELTGRMAERAGEQEARLAAVRDEIAAVSLIAEQNGEEAGLVAEAARAQAETLEEIERAAAALGEVSGRLNSYIARLHAMT, from the coding sequence GTGTCGACTTCGATCTCCCCTTCCGCTTCGCGGGTGCTGGTGGCGGTGCTGCGCGTCTACGCGCGGGCGCTCCTCTACGGCGGCCTGCTGGTGCTGGGCGCCGCCTGGCTCTGGGCCCCGCCGTCGGCGGCCGGGCACCTGGCCGCGGCCGTCGGCATCCTCGCCGTGGCGGCGCTGCGCTACGGGGCCGTCCAGCTCTCCAAGTTCTCGTACGTCACCATGACGGTGGTCCCCGTCGGGGTGCTCACGCTCCTCGGCGAGCCCACCGCGGCCGTGCTCGCGGCCGGGCTCGGCACGCTGCTGGGCGACCTGGCGCGGCGCAAGGACGCCTTCCCCGCCGGGGTGAACGCGGGGCGCGAGGCGCTCGCGGCCACCGGGGCGGCGGGGGTCTACGCGCTGGTGGCGCACCTCACCGCGCTCCCCGAGGCGGCCGGGTGGGGCGGCCCGGCGCCGGCGCTCTCGGCCGAGGGGATCCCCGCGCTGGTGGCCTTCTTCCTGGCCTGGTTCGTCTTCTCGCGCGGGCTCTTCTACTTCTCGCTGGCGTACCGCGGCAAGCTGACCCCGGCGGAGTGGATGATCATCTTCCGCTACGAGGTGGTCTCGGCCGCGCTGGGGATCGTGGGGGCGCTGGCGCTGGCGGCGGCGTTCCACTTCTACGGCGGCGGGCCCGGGTGGCCGTTCATCGCGGCGTTCGTGGTGGCGGCGGGGCTCCTGGCGCGGGCGCTGGTGATGGAGGCGATCGCCTCGGAGGAGCTGCGCAAGGTGGTGGCGATGGAGGCGGTGATCGCCGCCGGGATGCCGCTGGGCGAGTCGCTCCGCCAGATCGAGCAGCTGGCTGCGCGGCTGGTGGAGTGGAGCTGGCTGCACATCTACGCCGGCCCGCCCGAGCGCCTGGTCTCCATCTACCCGCCCTCGGGCCCCGGCGCGCTCCCCGGCGTGGACGGGCTGCGCGCCCGGGCGGCCGGGGCCGAGGAGGCCACGCTGGTGCCGGACGCCCGGCGCGACCCGCGCGTGGGCGGCGTGGGCGAGGGGGTGCGCTCGCTGGTGCTGCAGCCCCTGCGCTACGGCCGGCTCCCGCTGGGGGTGCTGGAGATCGCCCACCACCGGCCCCGGACGTACGGGCCGAACGAGGTGCGGCTGATCGAGCGCTTCGCCCGGCAGGTGGCGCTGGCGCTGCAGCTGGACGCGCTGGTGCGGCCGATGACGGTGAGCGCGCGGGAGATGGAGGAGGAGCTGCGCGAGCTGGGCGCGCGCCTCTCCGAGCTGCGGGCGAGCGGCCAGGGGGTGGCGGCGCACTCGGCGCAGATCGGCGAGCGGATCGAGGACCAGGGGCGCCGCACCGCGCGCGGGCTGGAGGCCACCGCCGCCCTGGCCGCGTCGGCCGCCGAGACCGCGGCCGACGCGGCGCGCTCGGCCGGCTCCAGCCGCGACGCGGGGCGCCTGGCGGCCGAGAACCGCGCGGCGATGCGCGAGGCGATCGAGCGGCTGGTGGCGCTGCGCGACTTCGTGGACGAGGAGGCGCGCGACCTGGCCGAGGCGGCCGCGTCGTCGGACCGCATCTCCGAGGTGGTGGCCAGCATCCACGAGATCGCCGACCAGACCAACCTGCTGGCGCTGAACGCGGCGATCGAGGCGGCGCGCGCGGGCGAGCACGGCCGCGGCTTCGCGGTGGTGGCCGACGAGGTGCGCAAGCTGGCCGACAGCAGCGCGCGGGCGGCGCTCGAGGCGCGGGAGATGGTGGACGCGGTGCGGGCGCAGATGTCGGCCGTGGTGGGGCGGATGGAGCAGGGGGCCAGCCGCGTGGCGGGCGTGGGCGACCTCTCGCGCACGGCGCTGGAGTCGGTGGACCGCATCGTGGCCGCGGCGGCCGAGTCGGCCGAGCTCACCGGGCGCATGGCCGAGCGCGCGGGCGAGCAGGAGGCGCGCCTGGCCGCCGTGCGCGACGAGATCGCCGCCGTCTCGCTGATCGCCGAGCAGAACGGCGAGGAGGCGGGGCTGGTGGCCGAGGCCGCGCGCGCCCAGGCCGAGACGCTGGAGGAGATCGAGCGCGCGGCGGCCGCCCTGGGCGAGGTCTCGGGCCGCCTCAACTCCTACATCGCCCGCCTCCACGCGATGACGTGA
- the trpB gene encoding tryptophan synthase subunit beta: MTSFAGTVDAAPEVRTGRFGEYGGRFVPETLIAALDELTELYAEASADPAFWEELDALWRDFVGRPTPLYRAARLGEACGGITVYLKREDLNHTGAHKINNSLGQVLLARKMGKRRIIAETGAGQHGVATATACALFGLDCIVYMGEEDVRRQALNVYRMNLLGAEVRPVSSGTRTLKDATNEAIRDWVTNVADTHYIIGSVVGPDPYPRMVRDFQSVIGREAREQVLAVEGRLPAAVVACVGGGSNAIGMFHPFVEDRGVELVGVEAAGEGVETGHHAATLTHGRPGVLHGCLSYLLQDEHGQVAPAHSVSAGLDYPGVGPEHSFLKDSGRARYTSVTDAEALDAFARLARLEGIIPALESAHAIAFLLREGARWKDAGPVVVCLSGRGDKDVAQVAAMGV; this comes from the coding sequence GTGACGTCTTTCGCGGGGACGGTGGACGCGGCGCCGGAGGTGCGCACGGGGCGCTTCGGCGAGTACGGGGGGCGCTTCGTCCCCGAGACGCTGATCGCGGCTCTGGACGAGCTGACGGAGCTGTACGCGGAGGCCTCGGCCGATCCGGCGTTCTGGGAGGAGCTGGACGCCCTCTGGCGCGACTTCGTGGGGCGCCCCACGCCGCTCTACCGCGCCGCGCGGCTGGGCGAGGCGTGCGGCGGGATCACGGTGTACCTCAAGCGCGAGGACCTGAACCACACCGGCGCGCACAAGATCAACAACTCGCTCGGCCAGGTGCTGCTGGCGCGCAAGATGGGCAAGCGCCGCATCATCGCCGAGACGGGCGCCGGGCAGCACGGGGTGGCCACGGCCACGGCGTGCGCGCTCTTCGGGCTGGACTGCATCGTCTACATGGGCGAGGAGGACGTGCGGCGCCAGGCGCTCAACGTCTACCGCATGAACCTGCTGGGCGCGGAGGTGCGCCCGGTCTCCAGCGGCACGCGCACCCTCAAGGACGCCACCAACGAGGCGATCCGCGACTGGGTGACCAACGTGGCCGACACGCACTACATCATCGGCTCCGTCGTCGGCCCCGACCCCTACCCGCGCATGGTGCGCGACTTCCAGTCGGTGATCGGCCGCGAGGCGCGCGAGCAGGTCCTGGCCGTCGAGGGGCGCCTTCCCGCCGCGGTGGTCGCCTGCGTGGGCGGCGGGTCGAACGCGATCGGGATGTTCCACCCCTTCGTCGAGGACCGCGGCGTCGAGCTGGTCGGCGTGGAGGCGGCGGGGGAGGGGGTGGAGACGGGGCACCACGCGGCCACGCTCACGCACGGGCGGCCCGGGGTGCTGCACGGCTGCCTCAGCTACCTCCTCCAGGACGAGCACGGGCAGGTGGCGCCGGCGCACTCGGTCTCGGCGGGGCTCGACTACCCGGGCGTGGGGCCGGAGCACTCGTTCCTGAAGGACAGCGGCCGCGCCCGCTACACCTCGGTCACCGACGCGGAGGCGCTGGACGCCTTCGCCCGGTTGGCGCGGCTGGAGGGGATCATCCCCGCGCTCGAGTCGGCGCACGCCATCGCCTTCCTGCTGCGCGAGGGGGCGCGCTGGAAGGACGCCGGCCCCGTCGTGGTCTGCCTGAGCGGCCGCGGCGACAAGGACGTGGCCCAGGTGGCCGCGATGGGGGTCTGA
- a CDS encoding HEAT repeat domain-containing protein: MTDSTLHPLLDPPSAPGAPAAGEELRVEVQEVARGLAKALRTHLLYEGSSPALDRFLEQLTQGMRALWRKKPSVTLAVEERELLWEGLPVYHGEDRDSLAFLLYRDGVREISLYRGFEDEELGVLIDLLVRVHRARGEEQEDLLTLFWDHDWSHFRYRYVEPLAEGAVLPAKSEEAPGPIQVREEVEAAAVATVSPDDFQGALYFLDAAELRRLEDELQREMRRDLWTGVLDALFDRLEDGAPLRQEQAVGILSDVLPTLLGAGKLDLAARVLGELVQIATGGRRMPAPVMRSLRTLFEQLARPETVEELVRTVEQAGPLISEQSLGALLTYFPPDALAPLLKAGETSASPAVRRTVLAAAERLADAAREHAAALARDADPAVAGGAARILGRLRVAGAAADIARLLQRPEPALRLTAVEALAELRSPNAAGALEAALDDAEREVRVGAARALAALRYAPAKAKLEAALDSKRLREAELSERIAFFEAYGALAGAEGVPLLERTLNGKSWLGRRESAEMRACAALGLGRIPHPAAEKALNAAAADPDPVVRSAVGRALKAVRQ; encoded by the coding sequence ATGACCGACTCCACACTCCATCCGCTGCTGGACCCACCCTCCGCCCCCGGCGCGCCCGCCGCGGGCGAGGAGCTGCGCGTGGAGGTGCAGGAGGTCGCGCGCGGGCTGGCCAAGGCGCTGCGCACGCACCTCCTCTACGAGGGGAGCAGCCCCGCCCTCGACCGCTTCCTGGAGCAGCTCACGCAGGGCATGCGCGCGCTCTGGCGGAAGAAGCCCTCCGTCACCCTCGCCGTCGAGGAGCGCGAGCTGCTCTGGGAGGGGCTCCCCGTCTACCACGGCGAGGACCGCGACAGCCTGGCCTTCCTCCTCTACCGCGACGGCGTGCGCGAGATCTCGCTCTACCGCGGCTTCGAGGACGAGGAGCTGGGGGTCCTGATCGACCTGCTGGTGCGGGTGCACAGGGCGCGCGGCGAGGAGCAGGAAGACCTGCTGACGCTGTTCTGGGACCACGACTGGAGCCACTTCCGCTACCGCTACGTGGAGCCGCTGGCCGAGGGCGCCGTGCTCCCGGCGAAGTCGGAGGAGGCGCCGGGCCCGATCCAGGTGCGCGAGGAGGTGGAGGCGGCCGCCGTCGCCACGGTGTCGCCCGACGACTTCCAGGGGGCGCTCTACTTCCTGGACGCGGCGGAGCTCAGGCGGCTGGAGGACGAGCTGCAGCGCGAGATGCGGCGCGACCTGTGGACGGGGGTGCTGGACGCGCTCTTCGACCGGCTGGAGGACGGCGCGCCGCTCAGGCAGGAGCAGGCGGTGGGGATCCTCTCCGACGTGCTGCCGACGCTCCTGGGCGCGGGGAAGCTGGACCTGGCGGCGCGCGTGCTGGGCGAGCTGGTGCAGATCGCCACCGGCGGCCGCCGCATGCCGGCGCCGGTGATGCGCAGCTTACGCACGCTCTTCGAGCAGCTGGCCCGCCCCGAGACGGTGGAGGAGCTGGTGCGCACGGTGGAGCAGGCGGGCCCGCTCATCTCCGAGCAGTCGCTGGGGGCGCTACTGACGTACTTCCCCCCCGACGCGCTGGCGCCGCTGCTGAAGGCGGGGGAGACCAGCGCCTCGCCGGCCGTGCGCCGCACCGTGCTGGCCGCCGCCGAGCGCCTGGCCGACGCCGCCCGCGAGCACGCCGCCGCCCTGGCGCGCGACGCCGACCCGGCGGTGGCCGGCGGTGCCGCGCGCATCCTGGGGCGGCTGCGCGTCGCGGGCGCGGCGGCGGACATCGCGCGGCTGCTGCAGCGCCCCGAGCCGGCGCTCCGGCTCACCGCGGTGGAGGCGCTGGCGGAGCTGCGCTCGCCCAACGCGGCCGGGGCGCTGGAGGCGGCGCTGGACGACGCCGAGCGCGAGGTGCGCGTGGGCGCGGCGCGGGCGCTCGCCGCGCTGCGCTACGCGCCCGCGAAGGCGAAGCTGGAGGCGGCGCTCGACTCCAAGCGGCTGCGCGAGGCGGAGCTCTCCGAGCGGATCGCCTTCTTCGAGGCGTACGGCGCGCTCGCCGGGGCCGAGGGGGTGCCGCTCCTGGAGCGCACGCTGAACGGCAAGAGCTGGCTCGGCCGGCGCGAAAGTGCCGAGATGCGGGCGTGCGCGGCGCTGGGGCTGGGCAGGATCCCCCACCCCGCGGCGGAGAAGGCCTTGAACGCCGCCGCGGCGGACCCCGACCCCGTGGTGAGGAGCGCCGTGGGGCGCGCGCTCAAGGCGGTGCGCCAATGA
- a CDS encoding CAP domain-containing protein — MTPPRPNRLRPPARLLLALAVCALGGCVPFVRRDRYADLEHRMFELVNRHRAARRLPPLVYDPVLAEIARRHSLQMARGKAPFGHRGFMGRARAVRALRPAERISENVAMNVFERGASPVMAVKGLVGSRKHRRNLEGDYALTGVGVARGPDGAFYYTQLFVR, encoded by the coding sequence ATGACTCCGCCGCGCCCCAACCGCCTGCGACCGCCCGCGCGCCTGCTGCTCGCGCTGGCGGTCTGCGCGCTCGGGGGGTGCGTGCCGTTCGTGCGGCGCGACCGCTACGCGGACCTCGAGCACCGGATGTTCGAGCTGGTGAACCGGCACCGCGCCGCGCGCCGCCTCCCGCCGCTGGTGTACGACCCCGTGCTGGCGGAGATCGCGCGGCGGCACAGCCTGCAGATGGCGCGGGGGAAGGCGCCGTTCGGCCACCGCGGCTTCATGGGGCGGGCGCGCGCCGTGCGCGCCCTGCGGCCGGCGGAGCGGATCTCCGAGAACGTGGCCATGAACGTCTTCGAGCGCGGCGCGTCGCCGGTGATGGCGGTCAAGGGCCTGGTGGGCAGCCGCAAGCACCGCCGCAACCTCGAGGGCGACTACGCGCTCACCGGCGTCGGCGTGGCGCGCGGCCCGGACGGCGCCTTCTACTACACGCAGCTCTTCGTGCGCTGA
- a CDS encoding helix-turn-helix transcriptional regulator codes for MRDARAFLPLKPAELMILTVLSGGDRHGYGIRQDILEQTGGQIEIEAGHLYRHIRSLADDGLVAEAPAPPGETDERRIYYRLTPMGRRVLAAEMQRLRELVRLAEARGILAPAGP; via the coding sequence GTGCGCGACGCGCGAGCGTTCCTGCCCCTCAAGCCCGCCGAGCTGATGATCCTCACCGTCCTGTCCGGCGGCGACAGGCACGGCTACGGCATCCGCCAGGACATCCTCGAACAGACCGGCGGGCAGATCGAGATCGAGGCCGGGCACCTGTACCGGCACATCAGGAGCCTCGCGGACGACGGCCTGGTGGCCGAAGCCCCCGCGCCGCCCGGGGAGACCGACGAGCGGCGCATCTACTACCGCCTCACCCCCATGGGCAGGCGCGTCCTCGCGGCCGAGATGCAGCGGCTGCGCGAGCTGGTGCGGCTGGCGGAGGCGCGCGGCATCCTGGCGCCGGCGGGCCCATGA
- a CDS encoding HIT family protein gives MSDCVFCRILAGELPVSWVHRGERCVALMDIQPVNPGHVLVIPVEHAVSLTDVPPETAGEMMRIARRVAAALPASGLRCEGVNLFLADGEAAGQEVFHSHLHVIPRWRGDAFVLRFGPRDREFPARAALDVAAEAIRRKLN, from the coding sequence ATGTCCGACTGCGTCTTCTGCCGCATCCTCGCGGGCGAGCTGCCCGTGAGCTGGGTCCACCGCGGCGAGCGGTGCGTGGCGCTCATGGACATCCAGCCCGTCAATCCCGGCCACGTGCTGGTGATCCCGGTCGAGCACGCCGTCTCCCTAACGGACGTGCCGCCGGAGACCGCGGGGGAGATGATGCGGATCGCCCGGCGCGTGGCGGCCGCGCTCCCCGCGAGCGGCCTGCGCTGCGAGGGCGTCAACCTGTTCCTGGCCGACGGCGAGGCGGCCGGGCAGGAGGTCTTCCATTCCCACCTGCACGTCATCCCGCGCTGGCGCGGCGACGCGTTCGTCCTGCGCTTCGGCCCGCGCGACCGCGAGTTCCCCGCCCGCGCCGCCCTCGACGTCGCGGCCGAAGCCATCCGCCGGAAACTGAATTGA